In one window of Brenneria goodwinii DNA:
- the cysK gene encoding cysteine synthase A — translation MSKIYEDNSFTIGHTPLVRLNRIGNGRILAKVESRNPSFSVKCRIGSNLIWDAEKRGVLKKGIELVEPTSGNTGIALAYVAAARGYKLTLTMPETMSIERRKLLKALGAKLVLTEGAKGMKGAIAKAEEIVASDPDRFILLQQFSNPANPEIHEKTTGPEIWEDTDGAVDVFIAGVGTGGTLTGVSRYIKNTKGKAITSVAVEPSDSPVISQALAGEEIKPGPHKIQGIGAGFIPDNLDLKLVDRVEKITNEEAISTARRLMEEEGILAGISSGAAVAAALNLLKEKEFEDKTIVVILPSSGERYLSTALFADLFTEQELQQ, via the coding sequence ATGAGCAAGATCTACGAAGACAATTCTTTTACAATCGGCCATACGCCGCTGGTTCGCCTGAACCGTATCGGCAACGGACGCATTCTGGCTAAGGTTGAGTCGCGCAATCCCAGTTTCAGCGTTAAATGCCGTATCGGTTCCAATCTGATCTGGGATGCGGAAAAACGCGGAGTGCTGAAAAAAGGCATCGAACTGGTTGAGCCTACCAGCGGTAATACCGGTATCGCGTTAGCCTATGTGGCCGCCGCTCGTGGTTATAAGCTGACGCTGACCATGCCGGAAACCATGAGTATCGAACGACGTAAACTGCTTAAGGCGCTGGGCGCGAAGCTGGTGCTTACCGAAGGCGCAAAAGGCATGAAAGGCGCCATCGCCAAAGCAGAAGAGATTGTCGCCAGCGATCCTGACCGTTTCATATTACTGCAGCAGTTCAGCAACCCCGCCAACCCGGAAATTCACGAAAAGACCACCGGGCCGGAAATCTGGGAAGATACCGACGGCGCAGTTGACGTATTTATCGCCGGTGTCGGTACTGGCGGCACCCTGACCGGGGTAAGCCGTTACATCAAGAATACCAAAGGCAAGGCAATCACCAGCGTGGCGGTGGAGCCGTCTGACTCTCCGGTCATCAGTCAGGCGTTGGCGGGTGAAGAGATAAAACCAGGCCCACACAAGATCCAGGGGATCGGCGCAGGCTTCATTCCGGATAACCTCGACCTCAAATTGGTTGATCGGGTGGAAAAAATCACTAACGAAGAAGCGATCAGCACCGCTCGTCGTTTAATGGAAGAAGAAGGCATTCTGGCGGGTATCTCTTCAGGCGCCGCGGTCGCTGCCGCGTTGAACCTGCTCAAAGAGAAAGAGTTTGAAGATAAAACCATCGTGGTGATCCTGCCGTCTTCCGGTGAGCGCTACCTGAGCACAGCGCTCTTCGCAGACCTGTTTACCGAACAAGAATTGCAGCAATAA
- the ptsH gene encoding phosphocarrier protein Hpr, with protein MFQQEVTITAPNGLHTRPAAQFVKEAKGFTSEITVTSNGKSASAKSLFKLQTLGLTQGTVVTIAAEGEDEQKAVEHLVKLMAELE; from the coding sequence ATGTTCCAGCAAGAAGTGACTATTACAGCACCGAACGGCCTGCACACTCGTCCTGCTGCTCAGTTTGTCAAAGAAGCCAAAGGCTTTACTTCAGAAATCACCGTAACATCCAACGGTAAAAGCGCCAGTGCCAAAAGCCTATTCAAGTTACAAACGCTTGGTTTAACCCAGGGTACTGTGGTTACCATTGCGGCAGAAGGTGAAGACGAACAGAAAGCTGTGGAACATCTGGTTAAGCTAATGGCTGAGCTTGAGTAA
- the cysZ gene encoding sulfate transporter CysZ, translating into MPYLKPVDKPRSGIHYFVEGWRLISLPGIRRFVILPLLVNILLMGGAFWWLFTRLGDWIPQVMNHIPTWLQWLSYLIWPIAVLSILLVFGYLFSTIANFIAAPFNGLLAEQLEARLTGQPLPDSGILGIAKDVPRIMKREVQKLAYYLPRAVVLLLLYFIPGVGQTVAPVLWFLFSAWMLAIQYCDYPFDNHKVSFPTMRQALRRHKVTNMQFGALISLFTLIPFLNLVIMPVAVCGATVLWAECYRSLSAVQSKP; encoded by the coding sequence ATGCCTTATTTAAAACCGGTTGATAAACCACGCAGCGGTATCCACTATTTTGTTGAAGGGTGGCGCTTGATTTCGCTGCCCGGTATCCGCCGCTTCGTCATTCTGCCTTTATTAGTGAATATTCTGCTGATGGGCGGCGCGTTTTGGTGGCTCTTCACCCGCCTTGGCGATTGGATCCCGCAGGTCATGAACCACATTCCGACGTGGCTCCAGTGGCTGAGCTACCTCATCTGGCCGATTGCCGTGCTATCCATTTTGTTGGTGTTCGGCTATCTGTTCAGCACGATCGCCAATTTCATCGCGGCTCCGTTCAATGGCCTGCTGGCCGAACAACTGGAAGCGCGCCTAACCGGCCAGCCGCTGCCTGACAGCGGCATTCTGGGGATAGCCAAAGATGTTCCGCGCATTATGAAACGGGAAGTGCAGAAACTGGCTTATTACCTGCCGCGCGCCGTCGTTCTGCTTTTACTCTATTTCATTCCCGGAGTCGGGCAAACCGTCGCTCCCGTGTTGTGGTTCCTGTTCAGCGCCTGGATGCTGGCCATCCAGTATTGTGACTACCCGTTCGATAACCACAAAGTCAGCTTTCCCACCATGCGTCAGGCATTGCGCCGGCATAAGGTCACCAATATGCAGTTTGGGGCGCTGATCAGCCTGTTTACGCTGATTCCTTTTTTAAATTTGGTCATTATGCCGGTGGCGGTTTGCGGCGCGACGGTGCTGTGGGCCGAGTGCTACCGTAGCCTTTCCGCCGTACAGTCAAAACCGTAA